The Ruminococcaceae bacterium BL-4 region AACTTTTTGCAAACGGCGGTTCTAATCAGGAGCTTGGATTTGTAGTCAATAAAACAGAAGAACAAGTGGACGAGTTAACAGAATATCTTAAGGCAAATCATATTGAACGTCTTAAGAGCGGAGAGTGTTCTCCTCAGTCTGGTTCAGTTTATAATGATTTGCTGATTAATTTGGAAAGAATCGCAGATCATGCTACCAATGTAGCATTTTCGGTTCATACTGGAAAGCCTTTAGCCAAGTTGCCGGAATTGGCTGTGGCAGGGACTACAGCAAAATAATTTTATTACAAATAAAACAAAGAGACAGGACGAAAAATGATTCGTTCTGTCTCTTTCTCTTTTTATTTTATAAAATTCATGGTACAATAAAACTAATCATTGATTTCATAGAAAAGGGAGGCGGAAAATTGAAATTCTACTTTAGACGGGACAGTGGGGATAATGTGGCATATTGTGTTTATGATGAGAGTGGGAAACCGGCTTTTTTGATTAAAACCAATGGGCAGCAGTTGGGACTCAGATTGATTATAATGACTCCACACGAGGTACCAGTTGCCAGACTTCGTATTCTGGGAATGAGAGAACTTTATCATTGTGGGATTTCAATAGAAGGACAGACTGGAATGCAGGTCGTTTTAAATCCGGTTTCCAGACAACATCCAGTTCGTATTCGAGGCAGAGATTGGAGATTCCGTGGAAATCTTATTGATCGCAGTTTTGATTTTGTGGATTCCTATGCATCATTGATTATGACGCATTCATCAGCTTACGGCGTTTCTGGAAATGATTATGTGCTTGTTGTGCCAGATGAGCGTCATGCTTTGGAATCTGTCTGCATTGCTGCTGCAGTGGATTGTCAAGAACAGATTTTACAACCCGCACCGCTTCCCGTATAATTTTTTTAAAATTTAGCATGAATTTGTCTTATAACAAGGGACTCTCATTTTACTGAGAGCCCCTTTGTATTTAATACCATTCATAGATTTACAGGTTTGTTAATATTCAATACTTTTAATGGCCGGGATGTCCTTTAATAACTTAATAACATCTTCGGCATTATAAGCGGCCGGATAACGGACTAAAAGCGTAATTTCCAGCTTTTGCGGTGAGAGTCGCTTTGTCTGAAGACTGGTGATTTCGATGTGGTGCCTTTCGAAAATTCCTGAAAATAGAGTATGAATATCTTCATCGTTTGAGACTTCAAGAACCAGCTTTTCAAAAATGGGTTCTTGAGAAATTTTTTTATTGTGAAGTAAAAATAACTGGACAGCTACAATTAAAATAGAAGCGGCAATACCTAGAAGGTACATGCCTGCGCCAAGTGCACAGCCAACACCGACGGTTGCCCATAACCCGGCGGCAGTGGTAATGCCGGTAACATTTTCTTTTCGAACAAAAATGACGCCGGCACCGAGAAATCCGATAGCAGTGACAACACCGGCTGTAATTCTGGATGGATCAAGCGAAATCCCTTTTTCGCCGATCAGGTCGGAAAATCCATATTTAGAAGTCAGAGTCATCAGTGCAGAAGCCATTGCTACAACAGCGTGAGTGCGCATCCCAACTGTTTTAGTATGATTGGAGGATTGATCATGTCCAATTATGCAGCCGCATAAGGCTGCCAAAAATAAACGCAGTAAATATTCTCCCTGAATGATCCAAAAATTTTCCTCCATCGTGGTGACCTCCCTTTATATTTTTCTATATTATAACATGATTTGAGAGAATTTGTGCTAAGTAATCGAATCTTGACAGAGACCCGTTTTTCGCGTATAATACTTTATATTATTGAGGACAATATCAATTATATACAAAGACGAAGATGGGGAAAAAGGCAAAAGATTTCTATTTTCAGAAAGTCGGCGGATGATGTGAGCCGATATTGTGCTTTTGCGAATCAGTCGCCCCGGAGTTGTTTCGCTGAATCAAGATTAAGCGAGACCGAGTGAAAGACTTTCGCGTTAAGAAAGAGAGGGCTTTAAAAGCCGAATGCGGGTGGTACCGCGGATCTTTTCTTACAGATTCGCCCCGGATACAGTTTTCTGTATCCGGGGTTTTTATTTTGATTAATTTATAAAAAGTGGTTGGAGGAATAATCGATGAGCAGAGATATTGCAAAGTCTTATGATCCCGGAGAAGTAGAAGATCGAATTTACGACTTCTGGGAGAAGGGGAATTATTTTCATGCGGAACCTGATTCAAAGAAAGAGCCGTATACGATTGTGATCCCGCCACCAAATATTACAGGGCAACTTCATATGGGGCATGCCATGGATGAGACGCTGCAAGATATTTTGATTCGCTGGCGTCGGATGCAAGGACGCTGTGCATTGTGGCTTCCCGGAACAGATCATGCCTCTATTGCAACCGAAGCAAAGATTGTGGAAGCGATGCGCAAAGAGGGAATTACAAAAGAAGAAATCGGCCGGGAAGCATTTTTAGAGCGTGCATGGGCTTGGAAGGAAAAGTTTGGCGGAAGAATTGTCGAGCAGCTCCGTAAACTAGGATCTTCCTGCGATTGGCAGCGTGAACGCTTTACATTGGATGAAGGCTGCAGTAAAGCGGTGCGGGAAGTTTTTGTGCGTCTTTATGAAAAAGGCTTAATTTATCGCGGAGAACGGATTATTAACTGGTGTCCGCACTGCAAGACTTCTATTTCTGATGCAGAGGTGGAGTTCAGCGAAAAAGATGGGTCTTTCTGGCATGTTCGTTATCCGTTTAAAGACGGCAGCGGTTATCTGGAATTAGCGACGACTCGTCCGGAAACGATGTTGGGAGATACGGCAGTAGCGGTGCATCCAGAAGATGATCGTTATCGCGATTTGGTTGGCAAGACGCTGATTTTGCCGCTTGTTGGCAGAGAGATTCCGGTCATTGCGGACGAATATGTTGAGCGCGATTTTGGAACTGGTGTTGTGAAAATTACACCTGCACATGATCCAAACGACTTTGAAGTTGGTCTGCGGCATCATCTTCCGGTGATCAATATTATGAACGATGATGGTTCCATCAATGAAAATGGTGGAAAATACTGCGGAATGAGCGGTATGGAAGCTCGTAAACAGATTGTTAAAGAGCTTGACGAACAAGGATACCTTGTCAGCATTGAGCCGATCAAGCATAATGTAGGGACTTGTTATCGCTGCCATACTGCGATTGAGCCGCGGGTCAGTAAGCAGTGGTTTGTGAAGATGGAGCCTCTTGCAAAACCTGCCATTGAAGCGGTGCGCAGCCATGAAGTTCGTTTTATTCCGGAACGTATGGAAAAAGTTTATTATAATTGGATGGAAAACATCAAGGATTGGTGTATTTCCCGTCAGCTTTGGTGGGGACATCGGATTCCAGCGTGGTATTGTGATGACTGCGGGGAGATTACTGTAGCTCGTGAAGCACCAAGTGTTTGTTCTAAATGCGGGAGTAAGCATCTGCATCAGGATGAGGATACGCTCGACACATGGTTTAGTTCTGCTCTATGGCCGTTCAGTACGCTTGGGTGGCCGGATCAGACAGAAGATCTTAAATATTTTTATCCGACCAATACATTGGTGACCGGGTATGATATTATTTTCTTCTGGGTTGCAAGAATGATTTTCTCTGGAATTGAGCATATGGGAGAAGTACCGTTTAAAACTGTCTTTTTCCACGGATTGGTTCGGGATTCGCAGGGCCGTAAGATGAGTAAATCTTTGGGGAACGGGATTGACCCGCTGGAAGTGATTCAGAAATACGGTGCTGATGCTTTGCGCTTTACACTGGTAACAGGAATCAGCCCCGGAAATGACACCCGTTTTTCGGATGAGCGTGTGGAAGCGAGCCGGAATTTTGCAAATAAGATTTGGAATGCTGCTCGTTTTACACTGATGAATATTGATGGGCATGAGGTGCCAAATTGTCTTCCGGAAACGTTAACAATAGAAGACAAGTGGATTCTGAATTCCTTTAATCAGTTGTGCCTCGAAGTGAATGATAATCTGGAAAAGTTTGAGTTGGGAATCGCGGCGCAGAAACTTCACGATTTCATCTGGGATCAGTTCTGTGATTGGTATGTGGAAATTTCCAAGATTCGCTTGCAGGGTGACGATGAAAAAGCGGCGCAGAATGTGCGTCAGGTGCTCTGCTGGGTGCTGACCAAAACATTAGCACTTCTTCACCCGTTCATGCCGTATCTGACGGAGGAAATTTGGCAGAGTTTGCCGCATGAGGGAGAAGCTCTTGTGGTTGCAGAATATCCGCAGTATGACAAGGACCTTTCATTCCCGACGGAGGCTGCACAGATGGAGATTGTCATGGATGCCGTGCGTGCTATTCGTAATCGCCGCAGTGAGATGAATGTTCCGCCGAGCAGAAAGGCAAAGCTTTATATTGCAACAGCGCAGAGGGCAGAATTTGAAGCGGGAACCAAAGTGTTTGAACGCCTTGCTTCTGCAAGTTCCATCGAGATTTCAGATTCATTTGATCTTGCCGGAGCGGTTACGATTGTTACCAGCCATGCGAAAATTTATATCGAAATGGATGAATTGGTGGATCGTAAAGCTGAAGTTAGCCGTTTGAAAAAAGAACTCGAAACCGTTACGAAAGGTTATAACAGCGCGAAAGCGAAGCTTAATAATGAGAAATTCATGCAGAAAGCGCCGCAGAATGTAATTGATGGTGTGCGTGACAATATGGAAAAATTAGAAAAACGTATGATACTGATTCAGTCTAGCCTTTCTGCGTTGGAGTAATGTAAAAGGAGGAGAGGTTTTCGATGACCTACGAACAGGCGGTTGAGCAGATTGATTCTTTGCCGCGCTTTGGGCTAACGCCGGGCCTCGATCACATGCGGGTTTTGCTGTCGCGAATTGGAAATCCGCAGAATGCGCTGCAGTTTATTCATGTGGCCGGAACGAATGGAAAGGGCTCAACTTGTGCAATGATCGCTTCTGTTTTGCGTAAATCGCATTATCGGGTCGGCTTGTTCGTTTCTCCTCATATCAGTGATTTTGGTGAGCGCATTCAGATAAACGGAGGCATGATTCCTCATCGGAATTTGATACAGTTAACGGAAAGCCTCATGATGATTGTAAAACAGCTTGCTGATGAAGGAATCATTATCACGGAATTTGAGATGATTACCGCGATGGGACTTTGGTGGTTTCAGCAGCAAAAATGTGAGATTGTTGTTTTGGAAGTTGGCCTTGGGGGGCGTCTTGACGCGACAAATGTAATTGAAAAGCCACTTTGTTCCGTAATCACGCACCTTGCTTTGGATCATACTTTGATTCTTGGAGATGCAATCGGGCAGATTGCCTATGAGAAATGCGGGATTATCAAAGAAGGCGGTGTAACGGTCTGCTATCCGGAACAGGAACCTCAAGCGATGGAGGTTATCCGAAAGATTGCCGAGGAGCGTCATAACCGTCTGATCGTTGCAGATCTTTCCGAGATTCAGCTCCTTTCAGAGGAACTGTCCGGTACGGTCCTTGGATATCACGGCATGATGATTCATCTTCCGCTTTTAGGAGATCATCAGATTCGAAACGCATGTACGGTACTTACTGTGCTCCGTTATCTAGAAGAAGACCTTCAGATGCATATTAGCGAGCATAGTTTAACTGCTGGATTTTTATCGGTATCCATGCCTGCGCGGTTTGAAATTCTTCGGGAAAGACCACTTTGCATTTTGGATGGTGGTCATAATCCGGATGGCATGCGGTCGCTTGCACAAGCACTCAAAAAATATCTGCCCGGAAAACGGTTAGTCGCTGTAACGGGAATGATGAAGGATAAAGATGTTCTTCATGCTATTGAAACATGTAAAGATGTTTTTAGCGAAGTAATCACACTTCCAGTGGAAAGTCCGCGGTCTATGTCGGCGGAGGAGCTTGCGGAATGCTGGAGAAAGATCGGTGTTTCAGCTCAGGTGGGGGAGTACCCAGACCAGGCGATTGCTATGGCAGTCGATATGGCAGGAAAGGATGGCGCAACGGTTATCTGTGGGTCTCTGTATCTTGCAGGAGAACTGCGTCGCACAGCAATTGACCTTCTAAGACTGCTGTAAAGTTAAAAAACATTTATTTATATAAAAAAGGCAATGAGCCGGTACCAAACGAGGGAAATACCAACTCATAGCCTTTTTTATTTTATGATTCTGAAGGTTTACTTATGTTAGAACTTTATTAGTCCTGGAAAAGCGGCGTTGAAAGATAGCGATCTCCGGTATCAGGCAAAAGAGCAACGATAGTTTTGCCTTCATTTTCGGGACGCTGAGCCAGTTCCAGTGCAGCGGATACAGCAGCACCAGAAGAAATACCAACGAGAAGGCCCTCTTTTTTGGCAAGTTCTTTGCCAATAATGAAGGCGTCTTCGTTTTCGACTGCAATGATTTCATTGTAAATTTTAGTATCCAGAGTATCAGGGACAAATCCGGCGCCGATCCCCTGAATCTTGTGTGGACCACCATGACCTTTGCTCAAAACCGGGCTGGAAGCCGGTTCGACTGCAATCACCTGTACATTCGAATTTTGCTCTTTCAGGTATTTTCCGGTTCCAGAAAGAGTTCCGCCGGTACCGACGCCTGCAATAAAGAAATCCACTTTTCCATCAGTGTCTGCCCAGATCTCAGGGCCAGTTGTTTCATAATGTGCAGCAGGGTTAGATGGGTTTACAAACTGCCCAGGAATATAGGCGTTTGGAATCGTTTTTGCAAGCTCATCTGCTTTTGCAATTGCGCCTTTCATTCCGGCAGCACCATCGGTTAGTACAAGTTCTGCACCGTAAGCTTTTAAAAGACTGCGGCGCTCTACGCTCATGGTTTCCGGCATTGTCAAAACGATTCGATATCCGCGCGCAGCTGCAACGCTGGCAAGACCAATTCCGGTGTTGCCACTGGTGGGTTCAATGATGACAGAGTCTGATTTGAGCTTTCCAGAGTCTTCTGCGTCTTTGATCATGCGCAGCGCGATACGGTCTTTCACACTTCCTGCGGGATTTAAATATTCCAGTTTTGCAAGGATGTGTGCCTTTAGGTGATGGATTTTTTCAAAATTGGTTAATTCCAAAAGCGGTGTTTTTCCAACCAGCTCGGTTAGACTTTTATAAATTTTTGCCATTGCAATCCCTCCAACATATTATTCATATATGATTAGTATGTGTTAATAATATCACCTTTTTTAAAATTGTCAATAGCTTTTTTGAATAATTAGTAAATTTAAAAGAAGAAGAATGAGAAAAGAAAGGCGATCATGAATTCTGATGAATATTGCTTGTTCACCCTTTTGAAACATGATATAATAAATTGTTATAAAGAAAGAATACATTGTAATTATGATTGGATATTAAGGATCGATGTGTATCCTTAAAAATTTACAGCACCGATTTTTGGCTAAAATAGGTGCTTTTTTATAAATCGAAATGATGAGAGAGGATTTTTAGGATGGATAGTTTTTGGGTTGCGCTAAATGCAGTAATGCCATTTTTGCTGTATATTGCGTTTGGATATGGAACTCAGCACACAAAATTGGTGGATGAGGCGTTTTTAGATCGGCTGAATACGATGGTTTTTAAATGCTTTTTCCCGATTTTGATGTTTTATAATGTTTATAAGACAAAAGCGGGATTTCAGCTTGATTCAAAATTAGTTCTTTATGCGATGCTTAGCTTATTAATCGTTGTGTTGTTGCTTGTTTTGATTGTACCACGGCTGGTGAAAGAGAATCCGGTGCGCGGCGTTGTGATTCAGGCAATTTACCGCAGTAATTTTGTACTGTTTGGTGTGGCATTGACGGTTTCCGTCTATGGAGAAGATCAAGCATCTTTAGCGGCTATTTTGGTGTCGATTGTTGTCCCTGCTTATAATGTTATTGCTGTAATTGTTCTGGAAATGTTTCGAGGAAGAAAACCCAAACCAAAACAGTTAATTAAGAATATTGTTACAAATCCGCTGATTTTGGGTGCTTTATGTGGACTGGCTTTTTATCTTTTGGGAATTCATTTGCCGGATTCTCTCGAAAAAACGGTTGCGCAATTTTCTAATCTGACAACCCCGATGGCGTTGTTTACATTAGGAGGTACGCTGCATTTCTCTGATATGGCTCGCAATGCAAAAGTGCTGACGTTTGGACTTCTCACAAAACTGATTTTGATTCCGACAGTCGTCCTTGGAATTGCTGCTGCGATTGGTTTTCGAGGATCGGAGCTTTTTCAGTTACTTGTTATGTATGGTGCGCCGGTTGCGACGGCATCCTATGCAATGGCACAGAACATGGGCGGAGATGGAAAACTGGCAGGGCAGTTTGTAGTAATTAGTACAGTGGCTTCGGTTGTTACAATTTTCTTTTGGATCTTTTTACTCAGAAGCATGCAGCTTATTTAACTTAAGATTAAAATTAAGAGAATAAGAAAGAAAAATAATATGAAACAGAAATGGCTGACTAAAAGGACGACAATGGTGCTTTTGATGGCAATTTTGACGGGATGTTCCGAACAGACTTCCCCATCAAAGAGTGCGGCAATTTTGTCCTCTTCTACGACGCCATCGCAAGAAATTTCTTCCATAGAATCGGCTGTTCCGGACGTGAATTCAGGATCAGAAACGGTAACGCCGGAATTAAAGGCGAAGAAAAAACTTTCTCAGATGACATTAAAGCAAAAAGTTGGACAGCTGTTTTTCCTTTGTTATCGCAAAGACGCTGACGGAAATAATCTTTTAAAGCTCGATGAAGCTTCAAAAAAGCAAATTCAGAACATTCAGCCAGGAGGAATTGCACTCTTTGAAGAAAATATTGGTACAGTAGAGGGAGTACGCAGCTATATTCAAACGGCAGAAATTCAAGAAAAGCTGCCTCCATTTATTTCGGTCGATCAGGAGGGCGGCCTTATTCAGAGAATTAAAAGTACGGATTCTATTCCGGCAACAAATGTGCCGCCAATGATGGAAGTAGGCAATACCGGCGATACAGTTTTGGCAAGAAAGGTCGGCAATGTTTTGGGCAGTGAACTTTCTGTATTTGGCTTTAATTTGGATTTTGCGCCGGATTGTGATGTCTTTTCCAATCCTAACAATACCGTAATCGGCAACCGTTCTTTTTCCAGTGATCCGAATGTGGCTGCATCTATGTCAATCGCAGTCAGCAACGGATTGCGGGATACCGGAACGATTCCGGTGATAAAGCATTTTCCGGGGCATGGGGATACAGATGCGGATACGCATGTAGGATATGCAGTTTCGAATAAAACTAAGGCAGAGCTGGAGCAAAAAGAATTGGTGCCTTTTAAAAAGCAGATTCAATCTGGTGCGGAGATGATTATGGTGGCACATATCAGCTTGCCGCAGATCAATGGGGACAATACACCGGCTACGCTTTCTCAATCGGTTGTTACAGGAATTTTAAGGGATGAGCTTGGATTTCATGGGGTTGCAATTACCGATGCAATGGATATGGGAGCAATCACCGAAAATTATACTTCGGCACAAGCGGCTACGATGGCACTAAATGCCGGAATGGATATGATTTTGATGCCGAAAGATCCGGCGGAAGCCTATCAAGCAATCTTAAAAGCCGTACAGAATGGCACGATTTCACAAGAACGCCTTGATACTTCCGTGCTGAGAATTTTAACGCTAAAATACAAATATGATTTGTTTAATCATAAAAAGCTTTCCGACCCAAGTGTCCTTGGTTGTGAAGAGCATCAAAAGATTGTTCAGCAGGTGACAGGCGGATAGAAGAAATTAAATCTATATGTTTGTCCTAAAAAGAGATTCAGTGCAAGCTGAATCTCTTTTTAGGACGGGATAACGTCTGTATTTTTGATTTTTTTAGGGGAATAGGGTATAATTTTAAGCAATATCAGCGATGACTGGAGGATTTTAAAATGCAGCAAATTCCAATTGTAATTGTCGGAGGGGGAGCTTCTGGCCTTTTCTGTGCAGTACAAATTGCAGAGAAACTTGGTGGAAAAAA contains the following coding sequences:
- a CDS encoding Dihydrofolate synthase, whose amino-acid sequence is MTYEQAVEQIDSLPRFGLTPGLDHMRVLLSRIGNPQNALQFIHVAGTNGKGSTCAMIASVLRKSHYRVGLFVSPHISDFGERIQINGGMIPHRNLIQLTESLMMIVKQLADEGIIITEFEMITAMGLWWFQQQKCEIVVLEVGLGGRLDATNVIEKPLCSVITHLALDHTLILGDAIGQIAYEKCGIIKEGGVTVCYPEQEPQAMEVIRKIAEERHNRLIVADLSEIQLLSEELSGTVLGYHGMMIHLPLLGDHQIRNACTVLTVLRYLEEDLQMHISEHSLTAGFLSVSMPARFEILRERPLCILDGGHNPDGMRSLAQALKKYLPGKRLVAVTGMMKDKDVLHAIETCKDVFSEVITLPVESPRSMSAEELAECWRKIGVSAQVGEYPDQAIAMAVDMAGKDGATVICGSLYLAGELRRTAIDLLRLL
- a CDS encoding Beta-hexosaminidase, translated to MVLLMAILTGCSEQTSPSKSAAILSSSTTPSQEISSIESAVPDVNSGSETVTPELKAKKKLSQMTLKQKVGQLFFLCYRKDADGNNLLKLDEASKKQIQNIQPGGIALFEENIGTVEGVRSYIQTAEIQEKLPPFISVDQEGGLIQRIKSTDSIPATNVPPMMEVGNTGDTVLARKVGNVLGSELSVFGFNLDFAPDCDVFSNPNNTVIGNRSFSSDPNVAASMSIAVSNGLRDTGTIPVIKHFPGHGDTDADTHVGYAVSNKTKAELEQKELVPFKKQIQSGAEMIMVAHISLPQINGDNTPATLSQSVVTGILRDELGFHGVAITDAMDMGAITENYTSAQAATMALNAGMDMILMPKDPAEAYQAILKAVQNGTISQERLDTSVLRILTLKYKYDLFNHKKLSDPSVLGCEEHQKIVQQVTGG
- a CDS encoding protein of unknown function (Evidence 5 : Unknown function); translation: MKFYFRRDSGDNVAYCVYDESGKPAFLIKTNGQQLGLRLIIMTPHEVPVARLRILGMRELYHCGISIEGQTGMQVVLNPVSRQHPVRIRGRDWRFRGNLIDRSFDFVDSYASLIMTHSSAYGVSGNDYVLVVPDERHALESVCIAAAVDCQEQILQPAPLPV
- a CDS encoding MgtC/SapB family protein, yielding MEENFWIIQGEYLLRLFLAALCGCIIGHDQSSNHTKTVGMRTHAVVAMASALMTLTSKYGFSDLIGEKGISLDPSRITAGVVTAIGFLGAGVIFVRKENVTGITTAAGLWATVGVGCALGAGMYLLGIAASILIVAVQLFLLHNKKISQEPIFEKLVLEVSNDEDIHTLFSGIFERHHIEITSLQTKRLSPQKLEITLLVRYPAAYNAEDVIKLLKDIPAIKSIEY
- the valS gene encoding valyl-tRNA synthetase (Evidence 2a : Function from experimental evidences in other organisms; PubMedId : 9098041, 11114335, 25310979; Product type e : enzyme); this translates as MSRDIAKSYDPGEVEDRIYDFWEKGNYFHAEPDSKKEPYTIVIPPPNITGQLHMGHAMDETLQDILIRWRRMQGRCALWLPGTDHASIATEAKIVEAMRKEGITKEEIGREAFLERAWAWKEKFGGRIVEQLRKLGSSCDWQRERFTLDEGCSKAVREVFVRLYEKGLIYRGERIINWCPHCKTSISDAEVEFSEKDGSFWHVRYPFKDGSGYLELATTRPETMLGDTAVAVHPEDDRYRDLVGKTLILPLVGREIPVIADEYVERDFGTGVVKITPAHDPNDFEVGLRHHLPVINIMNDDGSINENGGKYCGMSGMEARKQIVKELDEQGYLVSIEPIKHNVGTCYRCHTAIEPRVSKQWFVKMEPLAKPAIEAVRSHEVRFIPERMEKVYYNWMENIKDWCISRQLWWGHRIPAWYCDDCGEITVAREAPSVCSKCGSKHLHQDEDTLDTWFSSALWPFSTLGWPDQTEDLKYFYPTNTLVTGYDIIFFWVARMIFSGIEHMGEVPFKTVFFHGLVRDSQGRKMSKSLGNGIDPLEVIQKYGADALRFTLVTGISPGNDTRFSDERVEASRNFANKIWNAARFTLMNIDGHEVPNCLPETLTIEDKWILNSFNQLCLEVNDNLEKFELGIAAQKLHDFIWDQFCDWYVEISKIRLQGDDEKAAQNVRQVLCWVLTKTLALLHPFMPYLTEEIWQSLPHEGEALVVAEYPQYDKDLSFPTEAAQMEIVMDAVRAIRNRRSEMNVPPSRKAKLYIATAQRAEFEAGTKVFERLASASSIEISDSFDLAGAVTIVTSHAKIYIEMDELVDRKAEVSRLKKELETVTKGYNSAKAKLNNEKFMQKAPQNVIDGVRDNMEKLEKRMILIQSSLSALE
- a CDS encoding protein of unknown function (Evidence 5 : Unknown function) → MEEISCDGVVEEDKIAALFDGEVCSEHPVKIAIKSTIVVLLVSHFCFILFFFLILLILILS
- the cysK gene encoding cysteine synthase (Evidence 2a : Function from experimental evidences in other organisms; PubMedId : 11390694, 15760717, 16267287, 16513748, 17056751, 18974048; Product type e : enzyme) translates to MAKIYKSLTELVGKTPLLELTNFEKIHHLKAHILAKLEYLNPAGSVKDRIALRMIKDAEDSGKLKSDSVIIEPTSGNTGIGLASVAAARGYRIVLTMPETMSVERRSLLKAYGAELVLTDGAAGMKGAIAKADELAKTIPNAYIPGQFVNPSNPAAHYETTGPEIWADTDGKVDFFIAGVGTGGTLSGTGKYLKEQNSNVQVIAVEPASSPVLSKGHGGPHKIQGIGAGFVPDTLDTKIYNEIIAVENEDAFIIGKELAKKEGLLVGISSGAAVSAALELAQRPENEGKTIVALLPDTGDRYLSTPLFQD
- a CDS encoding AEC family transporter encodes the protein MDSFWVALNAVMPFLLYIAFGYGTQHTKLVDEAFLDRLNTMVFKCFFPILMFYNVYKTKAGFQLDSKLVLYAMLSLLIVVLLLVLIVPRLVKENPVRGVVIQAIYRSNFVLFGVALTVSVYGEDQASLAAILVSIVVPAYNVIAVIVLEMFRGRKPKPKQLIKNIVTNPLILGALCGLAFYLLGIHLPDSLEKTVAQFSNLTTPMALFTLGGTLHFSDMARNAKVLTFGLLTKLILIPTVVLGIAAAIGFRGSELFQLLVMYGAPVATASYAMAQNMGGDGKLAGQFVVISTVASVVTIFFWIFLLRSMQLI